The Methanobacterium alcaliphilum genome has a window encoding:
- the rpl12p gene encoding 50S ribosomal protein P1 → MEYIYAAMLLHTTGEEINEGNVKKILEAAGAEADDARIKALIAALEDVDIEEAMEKTAVAAAAPAAAAPVAEAAAEEEEEEEEEEEQEEAAAGLGALFG, encoded by the coding sequence ATGGAATACATATACGCAGCAATGTTATTGCACACCACTGGTGAAGAAATTAACGAAGGAAATGTAAAAAAGATCTTAGAAGCAGCAGGAGCAGAAGCTGACGATGCTCGAATTAAAGCTTTAATCGCCGCATTAGAAGATGTGGACATCGAAGAAGCTATGGAAAAAACTGCTGTAGCTGCCGCAGCACCTGCCGCAGCCGCACCTGTAGCTGAAGCAGCTGCTGAAGAAGAGGAAGAAGAGGAAGAGGAAGAAGAACAAGAAGAAGCCGCAGCTGGTCTCGGCGCTCTCTTCGGATAA
- a CDS encoding 50S ribosomal protein L10 gives MAHVAEWKKDEVNDLKELIDNHEVVGIANLSDIPARQLQKMRQTLKDKATIRMSKKTLISLALDDSKKEGDINALNDYMDGQPALVFTDMNPFKLFKILEGSKTAAPAKAGAIAPEDIMVPKGDTGFAPGPILGELQQAGIQAKIEKGKIVVQKDQVVVKAGEEVSAKVASILTRLDIHPMEVGIDLKAAYENEAVYTADLLTIDEKKTLSDIQNAFARAFNLSVNAVICNKESMPAIIQNAATKSLNLAFNASILTSKTSEMLLAKAYAQMLALASDASEKDSGAVDEELLEKLAASATSAPAVEEKKEEEPEEEEEEEEQEEDAAAGLGALFG, from the coding sequence ATGGCTCACGTTGCTGAATGGAAAAAGGATGAGGTAAATGATCTCAAAGAACTGATTGACAACCATGAAGTTGTAGGAATTGCCAACTTATCTGACATTCCTGCTCGTCAACTGCAAAAAATGAGGCAGACCTTAAAAGATAAAGCCACCATCCGAATGTCCAAAAAAACCCTTATTAGTCTAGCATTGGATGATTCTAAGAAAGAAGGCGATATTAACGCACTGAACGATTATATGGATGGACAGCCCGCATTAGTGTTCACTGATATGAATCCATTTAAACTTTTTAAAATCCTTGAAGGCAGTAAAACTGCAGCTCCGGCTAAAGCAGGGGCTATTGCTCCTGAGGATATAATGGTTCCAAAGGGGGACACTGGTTTTGCACCAGGTCCGATTCTAGGTGAATTACAGCAAGCTGGAATTCAGGCTAAGATTGAAAAAGGGAAAATTGTCGTGCAAAAAGATCAAGTAGTTGTGAAAGCTGGAGAAGAAGTTTCAGCAAAAGTAGCAAGTATCTTAACTCGATTGGATATCCATCCTATGGAAGTAGGAATTGATCTTAAAGCAGCTTATGAAAATGAAGCTGTTTATACTGCAGATCTTTTAACTATCGATGAAAAAAAGACCCTTTCAGACATACAAAACGCCTTTGCTCGGGCATTTAATCTGTCTGTTAATGCAGTTATTTGTAATAAAGAGTCAATGCCTGCAATCATTCAGAATGCAGCTACGAAGTCACTCAACTTAGCATTCAACGCCTCTATACTCACTTCAAAAACTTCTGAAATGTTACTGGCCAAGGCCTATGCTCAGATGTTAGCTTTAGCATCTGATGCTTCTGAAAAGGATTCCGGTGCAGTTGATGAAGAACTCCTGGAAAAATTGGCAGCTAGTGCTACCAGTGCACCAGCAGTAGAAGAAAAAAAGGAAGAAGAACCTGAAGAAGAGGAAGAGGAAGAAGAACAAGAAGAGGATGCCGCAGCAGGGTTAGGTGCCTTGTTCGGATAG